One Glycine soja cultivar W05 chromosome 2, ASM419377v2, whole genome shotgun sequence genomic region harbors:
- the LOC114394708 gene encoding AP2-like ethylene-responsive transcription factor At1g16060 isoform X2 gives MAKKSQLRTQKNNATNDDINLNATNTVITKVKRTRRSVPRDSPPQRSSIYRGVTRHRWTGRYEAHLWDKHCWNESQNKKGRQVYLGAYDNEEAAAHAYDLAALKYWGQDTILNFPLSNYLNELKEMEGQSREEYIGSLRRHHHNGRWEARIGKVFGNKYLYLGTYATQEEAATAYDLAAIEYRGLNAVTNFDLSRYIKWLKPNNTNSNNDQISINLTNINNNCTNNFIPNPDQEQEVSFFHNQDSLNNTIVEEATLVPHQPRPASATLALELLLQSSKFKEMVEMTSVANLSTQMESDQLPQCTFPDHIQTYFEYEDSNKYEEGDDLLFKFSEFSSIVPFYHCDEFES, from the exons ATGGCCAAAAAATCACAGCTGCGTACCCAGAAAAACAATGCTACTAATGACGATATTAATCTTAACGCAACCAACACTGTAATCACCAAGGTGAAACGAACAAGGAGAAGTGTCCCTAGAGACTCCCCACCTCAACGCAGCTCAATATACCGAGGAGTCACTAG GCACCGATGGACTGGCCGATACGAAGCTCATTTGTGGGACAAGCATTGCTGGAATGAATCACAGAATAAAAAAGGACGACAAG TCTATCTTG GCGCTTATGATAATGAAGAGGCAGCAGCACATGCTTATGATCTAGCAGCACTGAAATACTGGGGTCAAGATACCATTCTTAATTTTCCG TTATCAAACTACCTGAATGAACTGAAAGAAATGGAGGGTCAATCACGGGAAGAGTATATCGGATCGCTGAGGAG GCATCATCATAACGGAAGGTGGGAGGCTCGGATTGGCAAAGTTTTTGGCAATAAATATCTTTATCTCGGAACTTACG CTACCCAAGAAGAAGCTGCTACTGCCTATGACCTGGCAGCTATAGAATACCGTGGACTCAATGCTGTCACCAATTTCGATCTCAGCCGTTACATTAAGTGGCTTAAGCCCAACAACACCAACAGCAACAATGACCAGATTAGTATTAATCTCActaacataaataataattgcACTAACAACTTCATCCCAAACCCTGATCAAGAACAAGAAGTTAGTTTCTTCCACAACCAGGATTCACTCAATAATACTATTGTAGAGGAAGCCACGTTGGTGCCACATCAGCCTCGTCCAGCAAGTGCCACGTTAGCATTGGAGCTTCTACTTCAGTCATCCAAGTTCAAGGAAATGGTGGAAATGACATCCGTGGCCAATCTTTCAACACAGATGGAATCTGATCAGTTGCCACAGTGCACATTTCCTGATCACATTCAGACATACTTTGAGTATGAAGATTCCAATAAATATGAGGAAGGGGATGATCTCCTGTTCAAGTTCAGCGAGTTCAGCTCCATTGTGCCGTTTTACCATTGTGACGAGTTCGAGAGTTGA
- the LOC114394723 gene encoding uncharacterized protein LOC114394723 isoform X5, with the protein MFRSLFLSYARVLLGIGFTLTELKGLTFFAGVLLEKHIVVVCSNLDDIEKLVSKLEDKVCAPEEGSCMDAIILHLHGCLPPELQIKHGFDPTKGPRSEFYFDAKGFSWVR; encoded by the exons ATGTTccgttctctctttctctcctatGCTCGTGTTCTTCTCGGAATTGGTTTCACTCTGACTGAACTGAAG GGGTTAACATTCTTTGCAGGAGTTCTACTAGAGAAGCATATAGTTGTTGTCTGTTCTAATTTG GATGACATAGAGAAGTTGGTATCTAAGTTAGAAGACAAGGTTTGTGCTCCCGAGGAAGGTTCTTGCATGGATGCTATAATCCTTCACCTACATGGTTGTTTGCCGCCTGAATTGCAG ATAAAGCATGGGTTTGATCCAACCAAAGGACCAAGATCAGAGTTCTATTTTGATG CTAAAGGATTTAGCTGGGTACGTTGA
- the LOC114394708 gene encoding AP2-like ethylene-responsive transcription factor At1g16060 isoform X1, which yields MAKKSQLRTQKNNATNDDINLNATNTVITKVKRTRRSVPRDSPPQRSSIYRGVTRHRWTGRYEAHLWDKHCWNESQNKKGRQVYLGAYDNEEAAAHAYDLAALKYWGQDTILNFPLSNYLNELKEMEGQSREEYIGSLRRKSSGFSRGISKYRGVARHHHNGRWEARIGKVFGNKYLYLGTYATQEEAATAYDLAAIEYRGLNAVTNFDLSRYIKWLKPNNTNSNNDQISINLTNINNNCTNNFIPNPDQEQEVSFFHNQDSLNNTIVEEATLVPHQPRPASATLALELLLQSSKFKEMVEMTSVANLSTQMESDQLPQCTFPDHIQTYFEYEDSNKYEEGDDLLFKFSEFSSIVPFYHCDEFES from the exons ATGGCCAAAAAATCACAGCTGCGTACCCAGAAAAACAATGCTACTAATGACGATATTAATCTTAACGCAACCAACACTGTAATCACCAAGGTGAAACGAACAAGGAGAAGTGTCCCTAGAGACTCCCCACCTCAACGCAGCTCAATATACCGAGGAGTCACTAG GCACCGATGGACTGGCCGATACGAAGCTCATTTGTGGGACAAGCATTGCTGGAATGAATCACAGAATAAAAAAGGACGACAAG TCTATCTTG GCGCTTATGATAATGAAGAGGCAGCAGCACATGCTTATGATCTAGCAGCACTGAAATACTGGGGTCAAGATACCATTCTTAATTTTCCG TTATCAAACTACCTGAATGAACTGAAAGAAATGGAGGGTCAATCACGGGAAGAGTATATCGGATCGCTGAGGAG GAAAAGCAGTGGTTTTTCTAGGGGGATTTCTAAATACAGAGGTGTTgcaag GCATCATCATAACGGAAGGTGGGAGGCTCGGATTGGCAAAGTTTTTGGCAATAAATATCTTTATCTCGGAACTTACG CTACCCAAGAAGAAGCTGCTACTGCCTATGACCTGGCAGCTATAGAATACCGTGGACTCAATGCTGTCACCAATTTCGATCTCAGCCGTTACATTAAGTGGCTTAAGCCCAACAACACCAACAGCAACAATGACCAGATTAGTATTAATCTCActaacataaataataattgcACTAACAACTTCATCCCAAACCCTGATCAAGAACAAGAAGTTAGTTTCTTCCACAACCAGGATTCACTCAATAATACTATTGTAGAGGAAGCCACGTTGGTGCCACATCAGCCTCGTCCAGCAAGTGCCACGTTAGCATTGGAGCTTCTACTTCAGTCATCCAAGTTCAAGGAAATGGTGGAAATGACATCCGTGGCCAATCTTTCAACACAGATGGAATCTGATCAGTTGCCACAGTGCACATTTCCTGATCACATTCAGACATACTTTGAGTATGAAGATTCCAATAAATATGAGGAAGGGGATGATCTCCTGTTCAAGTTCAGCGAGTTCAGCTCCATTGTGCCGTTTTACCATTGTGACGAGTTCGAGAGTTGA
- the LOC114394723 gene encoding uncharacterized protein LOC114394723 isoform X4: protein MFRSLFLSYARVLLGIGFTLTELKGLTFFAGVLLEKHIVVVCSNLDDIEKLVSKLEDKVCAPEEGSCMDAIILHLHGCLPPELQIKHGFDPTKGPRSEFYFDGLTKLYFIHIILKTG from the exons ATGTTccgttctctctttctctcctatGCTCGTGTTCTTCTCGGAATTGGTTTCACTCTGACTGAACTGAAG GGGTTAACATTCTTTGCAGGAGTTCTACTAGAGAAGCATATAGTTGTTGTCTGTTCTAATTTG GATGACATAGAGAAGTTGGTATCTAAGTTAGAAGACAAGGTTTGTGCTCCCGAGGAAGGTTCTTGCATGGATGCTATAATCCTTCACCTACATGGTTGTTTGCCGCCTGAATTGCAG ATAAAGCATGGGTTTGATCCAACCAAAGGACCAAGATCAGAGTTCTATTTTGATGGTTTGACTAAGTTATACTTTATACATATTATCTTGAAAACAGGTTAG
- the LOC114394723 gene encoding uncharacterized protein LOC114394723 isoform X3 — protein MFRSLFLSYARVLLGIGFTLTELKDDIEKLVSKLEDKVCAPEEGSCMDAIILHLHGCLPPELQASSFDWIQFSDIDALIILTSAVPQIKHGFDPTKGPRSEFYFDGLTKLYFIHIILKTG, from the exons ATGTTccgttctctctttctctcctatGCTCGTGTTCTTCTCGGAATTGGTTTCACTCTGACTGAACTGAAG GATGACATAGAGAAGTTGGTATCTAAGTTAGAAGACAAGGTTTGTGCTCCCGAGGAAGGTTCTTGCATGGATGCTATAATCCTTCACCTACATGGTTGTTTGCCGCCTGAATTGCAGGCAAGTAGTTTTGATTGGATACAATTTTCAGATATAGATGCTCTCATAATACTCACAAGTGCAGTGCCACAGATAAAGCATGGGTTTGATCCAACCAAAGGACCAAGATCAGAGTTCTATTTTGATGGTTTGACTAAGTTATACTTTATACATATTATCTTGAAAACAGGTTAG
- the LOC114394723 gene encoding uncharacterized protein LOC114394723 isoform X2, protein MFRSLFLSYARVLLGIGFTLTELKGLTFFAGVLLEKHIVVVCSNLDDIEKLVSKLEDKVCAPEEGSCMDAIILHLHGCLPPELQASSFDWIQFSDIDALIILTSAVPQIKHGFDPTKGPRSEFYFDAKGFSWVR, encoded by the exons ATGTTccgttctctctttctctcctatGCTCGTGTTCTTCTCGGAATTGGTTTCACTCTGACTGAACTGAAG GGGTTAACATTCTTTGCAGGAGTTCTACTAGAGAAGCATATAGTTGTTGTCTGTTCTAATTTG GATGACATAGAGAAGTTGGTATCTAAGTTAGAAGACAAGGTTTGTGCTCCCGAGGAAGGTTCTTGCATGGATGCTATAATCCTTCACCTACATGGTTGTTTGCCGCCTGAATTGCAGGCAAGTAGTTTTGATTGGATACAATTTTCAGATATAGATGCTCTCATAATACTCACAAGTGCAGTGCCACAGATAAAGCATGGGTTTGATCCAACCAAAGGACCAAGATCAGAGTTCTATTTTGATG CTAAAGGATTTAGCTGGGTACGTTGA
- the LOC114394723 gene encoding uncharacterized protein LOC114394723 isoform X1, with protein MFRSLFLSYARVLLGIGFTLTELKGLTFFAGVLLEKHIVVVCSNLDDIEKLVSKLEDKVCAPEEGSCMDAIILHLHGCLPPELQASSFDWIQFSDIDALIILTSAVPQIKHGFDPTKGPRSEFYFDGLTKLYFIHIILKTG; from the exons ATGTTccgttctctctttctctcctatGCTCGTGTTCTTCTCGGAATTGGTTTCACTCTGACTGAACTGAAG GGGTTAACATTCTTTGCAGGAGTTCTACTAGAGAAGCATATAGTTGTTGTCTGTTCTAATTTG GATGACATAGAGAAGTTGGTATCTAAGTTAGAAGACAAGGTTTGTGCTCCCGAGGAAGGTTCTTGCATGGATGCTATAATCCTTCACCTACATGGTTGTTTGCCGCCTGAATTGCAGGCAAGTAGTTTTGATTGGATACAATTTTCAGATATAGATGCTCTCATAATACTCACAAGTGCAGTGCCACAGATAAAGCATGGGTTTGATCCAACCAAAGGACCAAGATCAGAGTTCTATTTTGATGGTTTGACTAAGTTATACTTTATACATATTATCTTGAAAACAGGTTAG